The genomic region GCCGCCGGTTTCCCGACGTGCCGGTCCGGGCGGAGCATCTTCATCTTCAGGCGGCCGCCGAGGTCGGCTATTCCGCGTATCAGGCCGTGTCCGAACGGACCTGGGTCGCGGAGAGCGTGGCCGCGGCCTTGCTCTTTCCGGACCAAGCCCCGGCCATTCAGCGGCTCTTCCAGCGGGAAAGCAGGCAAAATCCGGTCCTCCGCGCCGCGGGGTTGCCGGCCTTGGCCCAGGCCTTGGACAGGGTCTGCGACCGGTTCATCGCCGACATCGACTGGTCCGTGTTCGGCCTGGCCGGGTTCAGCGTCTCCCTGTGCCAATTGACCTGTTCCCTGGTCCTGATCCGGCGCATCAAGCGACAATATCCGGAATTGCCCGTGGTGGTCGGCGGGGCCAGTTTTTCCGGAGAATCCCTCGCGGCCCTGACCGCCGCGTTTCCGGAGATCGATCATCTGGTCCAGGGAGAGGGGGAAACGGCCCTGGCCGAGCTGACGGACGCCCTGTGCCGAGGTGGGAAGTTTTTGCCAGACGCCTCAAACCGACAAATCCAGGACCTGGACGAGCTGCCCGCTCCGGATTTCGACGACTACTTCGCCCAACTGCAACGCCTCGGGCCGGCGAGGCGGTTCCATCCCGTGCTTCCGGTGGAGGCCTCCCGGGGCTGCTGGTGGATCAGAAAGCCCAGGCCGGATCGTCCGGCCCAAGGCTGCGCGTTCTGCAACCTGAACCGGCACTGGACCGGATACCGGTCCAAGTCTCCGCGCAAGGTCGCGGAGGAAATCACCGCCCTGAGCACCCGGCACAAGGTGCTGGGCTTTTCGTTCATGGACAACCTGCTGCCCCGCAAGGGCGCGACGGAACTGTTCACCGCGCTGGTTGAATCCGGCAGGGACTACCGGCTGTTCGGCGAAATCCGGGCCGACACGCCCCCGGCCCAGCTCGCGGCCATGCGCCGGGCCGGGATGCGCGAAGTCCAGGTGGGCGTCGAGGCCTTGAGCAGCGCCCTGCTGGCCAGGATGAACAAGGGCACCGGCGCCCTGGACAACATCGAGGCCATGCGCCACTGCGAAGCCCTGGGCATCCACCACGGCGGCAACCTGCTGATGCGCTTTCCGGGCTCCACGGCCGAGGAGGTCGAGGAAACCCTGATCAACATGGAATTTGCCGCTCCCTACCTGCCCCTGAACCCGGTGTCCTTCTGGCTGGGCCTGGAAAGCCCGGTGTTCCGCGATCCGCGCGGTCACGGAATCCGCCTGACGGGCAACGACCCGCGCTGGAGCGTCCTGTTTCCTCCCCAAATTGCCCGGACCCTGCGCTTCATGGTGCAAGGGTACGTCGGCGGCAAGCTGGAACAGCGCCGACTATGGCGACCGGTGGAACACCGGGCAAGCCAATGGGCCAAGGAATACGCCCAATCCATGCGCGGCCCGAACCCCGCCCCGATCCTGGGCTACCAGGACGGCGCGGACTTCCTGATCATCACCCGCCGCCGCCCGGACAAAACCCACGACGTCCACCGCCTGCCCCAAACCTCGCGCCGCATCTATCTCTTCTGCCGAAAAAGCCGCACCAGAAACCAAATCCAAACCCTGCTCCCCCACCTGGTCGCGGACAAACTGGACGGATTTTTGCGGATGATGGTGGACAAACGGCTGATGTTCTCGGAATCCGACAGATTCCTTAGCCTGGCCGTACCCATGGACCGATGCGCGGAGGATTTTGAGCGGCCAATGGCGTGAATTCGGACTGAATGCGTCACCGAGGCCTCAATCTGTTACATCAATGCGATATTTTTACTAAAAGTGTTCAGCACGCTTCACGCCCGTCGAAAAATCTCATGCGTCCGTCATGGCCGCTGAGGTCGGCCTTATGCAGGACTTTTTTCGTGATTCTTCAGACACCGCATAGTGCTGATTTCGAGAGAAAGTAAAAAAGCTGACCTCGACGGAGAGAGAAATGTGTCGCTGAGTTGCAAATGTCTTTGAAAACAACATGTTGCCGGCAGTTGAGCTTTTCTTCGAAAACAGACTTGTCTGTCCGTATAATTGAGTCTGTTAGGCTGGCCTCGTAGAAGATGATTTTTTTATGAGGTTCTATGCCATCCAGGCCAGCGCCCGAGCAATGCGACGATTCCGTGCCCGATTGCCCCAAAAACGAGGACGTGAACCAGCAAAGACAACACGATATAGAGGCTGGTCGTGACCGGCACAGGGATCACCGCAACCACCGCACCGACAGGAATCGCAAGTACCATCGTGTAGAACCCCTGCAACGGAATTTCCATCAGGAAGTAGCCGCCCACCATCCAGCCGATCATCGCGATCGACAATGCCGGCCAGTAAGGCAAGGCCTTTGGCCCGAATCGCCGCATCTGCCGATACGATACGAGCGCCACGCCGCCAATCGTGGCTAACCCGGCAAACAGAAACAAAATCAGTCGATCGTAGGCAGCCTCCTTCGCATTTTGCTCATGCAGGCTTTCGGCCGCCTGGGCACGTTTGATGAGGCTGTTAAAGCGGTGTTCGGCTTCTTCCCTGTCGATCTCGCTCAGGAATCGCCGTTCGGTGTAACCGACCTGCCTATCTCCTTTGGTCACCTTACGCTCGAGCACAATGCCAGTGAGATCATCCACACGGTATAAATCGGTCTCGTTGTGAGCATTATGAAGACGGAACACCCACTCGCCGCCCTCGGTCGTCGATATCGCCTCGACCCAGGCGGTCGTGCCGAGAATGAACACATGGCCCATCGCGCGCGAGTGCAACGACGAGTCCCGCCGCCGCCGTATGCCGTCGTCCCGGTAGCCCACATATCCACCGTCCTCAAGCCGGAGTTCCAGGTACTCGCGAACGCCGTCACGCCCCCCTAAGTCAGGATAGGCGTGATAACGTCGG from Desulfonatronum sp. SC1 harbors:
- a CDS encoding RiPP maturation radical SAM C-methyltransferase, with the protein product MNKPEAGIISPRPVILVSAPWAMYNRPSIQLGALKAHLRRRFPDVPVRAEHLHLQAAAEVGYSAYQAVSERTWVAESVAAALLFPDQAPAIQRLFQRESRQNPVLRAAGLPALAQALDRVCDRFIADIDWSVFGLAGFSVSLCQLTCSLVLIRRIKRQYPELPVVVGGASFSGESLAALTAAFPEIDHLVQGEGETALAELTDALCRGGKFLPDASNRQIQDLDELPAPDFDDYFAQLQRLGPARRFHPVLPVEASRGCWWIRKPRPDRPAQGCAFCNLNRHWTGYRSKSPRKVAEEITALSTRHKVLGFSFMDNLLPRKGATELFTALVESGRDYRLFGEIRADTPPAQLAAMRRAGMREVQVGVEALSSALLARMNKGTGALDNIEAMRHCEALGIHHGGNLLMRFPGSTAEEVEETLINMEFAAPYLPLNPVSFWLGLESPVFRDPRGHGIRLTGNDPRWSVLFPPQIARTLRFMVQGYVGGKLEQRRLWRPVEHRASQWAKEYAQSMRGPNPAPILGYQDGADFLIITRRRPDKTHDVHRLPQTSRRIYLFCRKSRTRNQIQTLLPHLVADKLDGFLRMMVDKRLMFSESDRFLSLAVPMDRCAEDFERPMA